Proteins from one Staphylococcus saprophyticus subsp. saprophyticus ATCC 15305 = NCTC 7292 genomic window:
- a CDS encoding polysaccharide biosynthesis protein, whose translation MKSKTDKSSAFNGVVVLTLALIIVKILSAIYRVPYQNILGDEGLYAYQQVYPIVALGVILTMNAIPSAVTQMFGSDGHPRQYMKVLVGLQIVSTSFFLVLLICAKWIAALMGDVNLAPMLSASSFSFLFVSILGIYRGYYQAHQNMNIPAISQVIEQFVRVGIIIIAIVLFMTQQWSLYAAGTLAIIGSAFGFLASSIYLVLKRPFKLTAFKAQNIERNKVVAWRQLALAIVIFAVSQLIVIVWQVVDSFTVIHALRNTGLSFQESTTQKGIYDRGASFIQMGLIVTTTFCFVLIPLLTDAIKVKNHVLINRYANASIKITMLFSIAAGIGLINLLPIMNHVFFKNDSQTGTLAVYMLTVIFVSLIMMDIALLQVKNQVRSIFQAFITGVVSKAILNVVLIPPFFMLGGSLSTVLSLILFAAILHYHVLKHYQFRNMKKYVAKLIFTMLILSVTVQLTMWLLPTQGRVAGIVELVVAAGVGVIVIIIAIVRTELLSFKELKHLPLGDKLIHMKRGKR comes from the coding sequence ATGAAATCTAAAACGGATAAGTCATCTGCTTTTAACGGAGTAGTTGTGCTTACATTAGCACTCATCATAGTTAAAATATTAAGTGCAATCTATCGAGTACCTTATCAAAATATCTTAGGTGACGAAGGACTGTATGCGTATCAACAAGTTTATCCAATTGTTGCTTTAGGTGTTATTTTGACAATGAATGCCATACCGAGTGCTGTTACTCAAATGTTTGGATCAGACGGTCATCCTCGCCAATATATGAAGGTTTTAGTCGGATTGCAGATTGTCAGTACTAGTTTTTTCTTAGTTTTGTTAATCTGTGCAAAATGGATTGCTGCCTTAATGGGTGATGTTAACCTCGCACCAATGTTAAGCGCATCGAGTTTTAGTTTCTTATTTGTTAGTATATTGGGTATTTATAGAGGCTACTATCAAGCGCATCAAAATATGAATATACCTGCAATTTCCCAGGTTATAGAACAGTTTGTTCGTGTTGGCATTATCATTATCGCCATTGTTCTATTTATGACACAACAATGGTCACTGTATGCGGCTGGGACATTGGCGATTATTGGTTCAGCTTTTGGATTTTTAGCATCTAGTATATATCTTGTGTTGAAACGACCTTTCAAATTAACCGCATTTAAAGCGCAAAATATTGAACGTAATAAGGTTGTTGCATGGCGACAATTGGCATTAGCCATTGTGATTTTTGCTGTAAGTCAACTTATTGTGATTGTATGGCAAGTTGTGGATAGCTTTACCGTTATCCATGCTTTGCGGAATACAGGATTGAGTTTTCAAGAATCTACAACGCAAAAAGGCATTTATGATCGTGGTGCATCTTTTATTCAAATGGGGTTAATCGTCACTACCACATTTTGTTTTGTCCTTATTCCATTGCTGACAGATGCGATTAAAGTTAAGAATCATGTACTTATCAATAGATATGCGAATGCTTCTATTAAAATTACTATGCTATTTAGCATTGCTGCGGGTATCGGTTTGATTAATTTACTACCTATCATGAACCATGTATTTTTTAAAAATGATAGCCAAACGGGAACTTTAGCAGTGTATATGCTAACCGTTATATTTGTATCTTTAATTATGATGGATATTGCATTGTTACAAGTGAAGAATCAAGTGCGATCTATATTTCAAGCGTTTATTACTGGTGTAGTGAGTAAAGCGATTTTAAATGTAGTATTGATACCGCCATTTTTCATGTTAGGTGGTAGTTTAAGCACAGTGTTATCATTAATCTTATTTGCTGCCATTTTGCATTATCACGTATTGAAACATTATCAATTCCGTAATATGAAAAAATATGTCGCAAAGTTAATTTTTACAATGCTGATATTATCCGTTACCGTTCAACTAACAATGTGGTTACTTCCTACACAGGGACGCGTCGCAGGTATTGTTGAATTGGTCGTTGCTGCAGGTGTAGGCGTTATCGTCATCATCATTGCAATTGTTCGTACTGAGCTATTAAGTTTTAAAGAGTTAAAGCATTTACCATTGGGTGATAAACTCATCCATATGAAAAGAGGGAAACGATAA
- the glmU gene encoding bifunctional UDP-N-acetylglucosamine diphosphorylase/glucosamine-1-phosphate N-acetyltransferase GlmU, protein MQRHAIVLAAGKGTRMKSKKYKVLHDVAGKTMIEHVADNVKQSGIDQLVTIVGHGADSVKETLGDTSLYSFQEEQLGTAHAVKMASEHLSESQGTTLVVCGDTPLITTATLKSLVEHHENNQAHATVLSATAENPFGYGRILRDSEGRLVSIVEQKDATDAEQQINEISSGIFAFDNQVLFEKLELVKNDNAQSEYYLPDVLSLILEDRGIVEVFHTNDFEEIMGVNDRVMLSEAEKAFRKRINEQHMKNGVTIIDPVTTYIGADVRIGEDTVVEPGVKLSGNSVIGEDTVIGQHTEITNSKIGSNVTIKQSVINEAIVDDYATIGPFAQLRPGADLGKKVKVGNFVEVKKSVVKAGAKLPHLSYIGDAEIGERTNVGCGSITVNYDGINKFKTVIGDDSFIGCNTNLVAPITLGNRSFIAAGSTITDNVPEDSLALARARQTTKEGYLKK, encoded by the coding sequence ATGCAAAGACATGCAATAGTACTTGCAGCAGGCAAAGGTACGCGTATGAAATCAAAGAAATACAAAGTACTTCATGATGTAGCAGGTAAAACGATGATCGAACATGTTGCAGATAATGTGAAGCAATCTGGAATAGATCAGCTTGTTACCATTGTTGGACACGGTGCAGATAGTGTCAAAGAGACACTTGGAGACACATCGCTTTATAGTTTTCAAGAAGAACAATTAGGTACAGCACATGCTGTTAAAATGGCAAGTGAGCATTTAAGTGAAAGTCAAGGGACGACGTTAGTGGTTTGTGGAGACACGCCATTGATTACGACAGCAACATTGAAATCATTGGTTGAACATCACGAGAACAATCAAGCACATGCAACAGTTTTATCAGCGACAGCAGAAAATCCATTCGGTTATGGACGTATTTTACGTGACTCAGAAGGACGTTTGGTGAGTATTGTTGAGCAAAAAGATGCAACAGATGCAGAGCAACAAATTAATGAAATTAGTTCAGGTATTTTTGCGTTTGATAATCAAGTCCTATTCGAAAAACTAGAATTAGTCAAAAATGACAACGCACAGAGCGAATATTACTTGCCTGATGTACTTTCTTTAATTTTAGAAGATCGTGGTATTGTTGAAGTTTTCCATACGAATGATTTTGAGGAAATCATGGGCGTGAATGATAGAGTAATGCTTAGCGAAGCTGAAAAAGCTTTTAGAAAACGCATTAACGAACAGCATATGAAGAACGGTGTAACAATTATTGACCCTGTGACGACTTATATCGGAGCTGATGTTAGAATTGGTGAAGATACAGTAGTTGAGCCTGGTGTGAAACTCTCTGGCAATAGCGTAATTGGAGAAGATACTGTTATTGGACAACATACGGAAATTACGAATAGTAAAATAGGTTCAAATGTCACAATTAAACAATCTGTCATTAATGAAGCGATAGTGGATGATTATGCTACGATTGGTCCGTTTGCACAACTTCGTCCAGGTGCAGATTTAGGTAAAAAAGTAAAAGTTGGTAACTTTGTTGAAGTTAAAAAATCAGTGGTGAAAGCAGGAGCCAAATTACCTCACTTAAGTTATATTGGTGATGCTGAAATAGGTGAAAGAACGAATGTTGGATGTGGTTCTATCACAGTTAACTATGATGGGATTAATAAATTTAAGACGGTCATTGGTGATGATTCCTTTATCGGATGTAATACGAATCTCGTTGCACCAATTACTTTAGGTAATCGTTCATTTATAGCTGCAGGATCAACAATCACTGATAATGTACCAGAAGACAGTTTAGCGTTAGCGAGAGCTAGACAAACGACTAAAGAAGGTTATTTGAAAAAATAA
- the pth gene encoding aminoacyl-tRNA hydrolase, with the protein MKCIVGLGNIGKRFEQTRHNIGFEVIDFMLEQNRFSLDKQKFKGAYTIERLAGEKVMFIEPMTMMNLSGEAVAPLMKYYDIDIEDLIVLYDDLDLPQGEIRLRQKGSAGGHNGMKSIIQMLGTDQFKRIRIGVDRPSNGMAIVDYVLQKFSNQEMETMNKVIEHSARAIEAYIESNRFDRVMNEYNGEIK; encoded by the coding sequence ATGAAATGTATTGTAGGCCTAGGCAACATAGGTAAACGCTTCGAACAAACAAGGCATAATATTGGCTTTGAAGTCATAGATTTTATGTTAGAGCAAAATAGATTTTCTTTAGATAAACAAAAATTTAAAGGTGCGTACACAATAGAGCGTTTAGCTGGAGAAAAAGTAATGTTCATAGAACCTATGACAATGATGAATTTGTCAGGTGAGGCAGTGGCACCTTTGATGAAATACTATGACATTGATATAGAGGATTTAATTGTCTTATATGATGATTTAGATTTACCTCAGGGTGAAATTAGACTCAGACAAAAAGGTAGTGCTGGTGGACACAATGGTATGAAATCCATTATTCAAATGTTAGGAACAGACCAGTTCAAACGAATTAGAATCGGCGTTGATCGACCTTCAAATGGCATGGCCATCGTAGACTATGTCTTGCAAAAATTTTCAAATCAAGAAATGGAAACGATGAATAAAGTAATAGAACATTCTGCACGAGCGATCGAAGCTTATATAGAAAGTAATCGATTTGACCGTGTAATGAATGAATATAATGGTGAGATTAAGTGA
- a CDS encoding RidA family protein, translated as MKVINTEKAPEALGPYSHATEINGLVFTSGQIPLNLEGQIVSDDVKEQTKQVLENLKVVLDQAGSDLDSVIKATIFIADMNEFQNINEIYGKYFSNHQPARSCVEVARLPKDVKVEIELIAKVK; from the coding sequence ATGAAAGTTATTAATACTGAAAAGGCACCTGAAGCATTAGGGCCATATTCGCATGCAACAGAAATTAATGGACTTGTGTTCACATCAGGACAAATTCCTCTAAATTTAGAAGGACAAATTGTTAGCGATGATGTAAAAGAGCAAACGAAACAAGTCTTAGAAAATTTAAAAGTTGTGTTAGACCAAGCTGGATCAGATTTAGATTCAGTAATTAAAGCTACTATTTTCATTGCTGATATGAATGAATTTCAAAATATAAATGAAATTTATGGCAAATACTTTAGTAATCATCAACCAGCGAGAAGTTGTGTTGAAGTGGCAAGATTGCCGAAAGATGTTAAAGTTGAAATAGAGTTAATTGCAAAAGTGAAATAA
- a CDS encoding MazG nucleotide pyrophosphohydrolase domain-containing protein codes for MTGKIIIVGLGNYGIDELPFGVYKFLKQHPFVYTRTLDHPVIEILTSEGIVFQSFDEVYESNSGFNEVYEDIVSQLMTKARNSDTDIVYTVPGHPRVAETTTVKLEAHAQQDDIEIKVLGGKSFIDDIFEAVKVDPNDGFTLLDATSLSSEQLNIRTHTLITQVFSSMTAGDLKVTLMSRYDDEQIVFIIDGAHASGANVIETPLYELDHYPDIFSNLTSVFIKRVENDATYMSDFDYATGIIDRLVDDEIGCPWDKIQTHQTLKRYLLEETFELFEAIDNEDDWHMIEELGDILLQVLLHASIGKKEGYFDINEVVQSLSEKMIRRHPHIFGEAHAETEEDLKHIWADAKAKEGKVQRVKFEKVFAEHFMKLYDKTKNMSLDEAALKDYLEQGGDKS; via the coding sequence ATGACTGGAAAAATTATAATTGTTGGATTGGGTAATTATGGCATTGATGAATTACCCTTTGGAGTATATAAATTTTTGAAGCAGCACCCCTTCGTTTATACGCGTACGTTAGATCATCCAGTTATAGAAATATTGACTTCTGAGGGTATCGTATTTCAAAGTTTTGATGAAGTTTATGAATCAAATAGTGGGTTTAATGAGGTTTATGAAGACATTGTATCTCAACTTATGACTAAAGCACGAAATTCAGACACAGATATCGTCTATACAGTTCCGGGGCACCCTCGCGTTGCTGAGACAACCACTGTTAAGTTAGAGGCTCATGCGCAACAAGATGATATTGAAATTAAAGTCTTAGGGGGCAAAAGTTTCATTGATGATATCTTTGAAGCGGTTAAAGTTGACCCTAATGATGGCTTTACATTACTTGATGCTACTTCTTTAAGCAGCGAACAGTTGAATATTCGAACGCACACACTGATTACTCAAGTGTTTAGTTCCATGACTGCTGGAGATTTAAAAGTCACATTGATGTCGCGTTACGATGATGAACAAATTGTATTCATTATTGATGGTGCGCATGCTAGCGGTGCCAATGTCATTGAAACACCCTTATACGAATTAGATCACTATCCAGACATTTTCAGCAACTTAACCAGTGTATTTATTAAGCGTGTTGAAAATGATGCCACATATATGAGTGATTTTGACTATGCGACAGGAATTATCGACAGACTTGTAGATGATGAAATTGGATGTCCTTGGGATAAAATTCAAACACACCAAACGTTAAAACGTTATTTACTGGAAGAAACGTTTGAATTGTTTGAAGCGATAGATAATGAAGATGATTGGCATATGATTGAAGAACTTGGTGACATATTATTACAAGTGTTATTACATGCAAGTATTGGTAAAAAAGAAGGCTATTTTGATATAAATGAAGTAGTACAAAGTTTATCCGAAAAAATGATACGCAGACATCCACACATTTTTGGAGAGGCGCATGCAGAAACTGAAGAAGATTTAAAACACATTTGGGCAGACGCCAAAGCAAAAGAAGGAAAAGTCCAACGCGTGAAATTCGAAAAAGTGTTTGCAGAGCATTTCATGAAGTTGTATGATAAAACAAAAAATATGTCGCTAGATGAAGCTGCTTTAAAAGATTATTTAGAGCAAGGAGGAGATAAATCATGA
- a CDS encoding 50S ribosomal protein L25/general stress protein Ctc — MASLKSIIRQGKQTRSDLKTLRNTGKVPAIVYGYGTKNTSVKVDEVEFIKVIREVGRNGVIELGVGSKTIKVMVSDYQFDPLKNQITHIDFLAINMTEERTVEVPVQLVGEAVGTKEGGVVEQPLFNLEVTATPDNIPESIEVDISELEINDSLSVEDIKVSGDFTIENEASDSIVTVVPPTEEPTEEEIEAMEGEAATEEPEVVGEEKEDESGEDQKEE; from the coding sequence ATGGCTTCATTAAAGTCAATTATTCGTCAAGGTAAACAAACGCGTTCAGACCTTAAAACACTAAGAAACACTGGTAAAGTACCAGCAATCGTTTATGGTTACGGTACAAAAAATACTTCAGTTAAAGTAGACGAAGTAGAATTTATCAAAGTTATCCGTGAAGTTGGACGTAACGGTGTAATCGAATTAGGCGTAGGTTCTAAAACAATTAAAGTAATGGTTTCAGACTACCAATTCGACCCACTTAAAAACCAAATCACTCATATTGACTTCTTAGCAATCAATATGACTGAAGAACGTACTGTAGAAGTACCAGTTCAATTAGTTGGTGAAGCTGTAGGAACTAAAGAGGGCGGCGTTGTTGAACAACCATTATTCAACCTTGAAGTTACAGCTACTCCAGATAACATCCCTGAATCAATCGAAGTTGATATCAGTGAATTAGAAATAAATGATAGTCTTTCTGTTGAAGATATCAAAGTTTCTGGTGATTTCACTATTGAAAACGAAGCTAGTGATTCAATCGTAACAGTAGTTCCTCCAACTGAAGAACCTACTGAAGAAGAAATCGAAGCAATGGAAGGCGAAGCAGCTACTGAAGAGCCAGAAGTTGTAGGCGAAGAAAAAGAAGATGAAAGTGGCGAAGACCAAAAAGAAGAATAA
- the mfd gene encoding transcription-repair coupling factor: protein MKSIITEYINEDKRYQELNEVFGKENVLVTGLSGAAKATIIAEKYLNSEQQLLVVTNNLYQADKLESDLLQFVEDSEIYKYPMQDIMTEEFSTQSPQFMSERVRTLTALAQEERGLFIVPLNGLKKWLTPVDMWKSHQLTLNVGDDIDIDEFLNKLVNMGYRRESVVSHIGEFSLRGGIVDIYPLIGKPVRIEFFDTEVDSIRDFDVESQRSEGNIEHVDITTASDYIITEDVLKHTKHKLKQAYEDTRPKIEKSVRNELKETYESFQLFEAEMFDHQVLRRLVAFMYEQPATIMDYFKEDAIIAVDEYNRIKETETTLVTEIDEFMQNLIESGKGFIDQSFLQYEGFENLLKPFAVTYFTLFTATMPVQLNEIIKFSCKPVQQFYGQYDIMRSEFQRFIQNDYTIVVLAETETKKERIQSMLNEMHIPTFIDTPSRRNEGGSAIITEGSLSEGFELPYMQLVVVTERELFKSKQKKKPKQHKTLTNAEKIKSYQDLKVGDYVVHVHHGVGRYLGVETLEVGGVHKDYIKLQYKGTDQLFVPVDQMDQVQKYVASEDKSPKLNKLGGTEWKKTKAKVQQSVEDMADELIELYKAREMSVGYKFGPDTAEQNDFEIDFPYELTPDQSKSIEEIKQDMEIERPMDRLLCGDVGYGKTEVAVRAAFKAVMEGKQVAFLVPTTILAQQHYETLIERMQDFPIEVQLISRFRTTKEVKETKEGLKSGFVDIVVGTHKLLGKDIQYKDLGLLIVDEEQRFGVRHKERIKSLKNNVDVLTLTATPIPRTLHMSMLGVRDLSVIETPPENRFPVQTYVLEQNTNFIKEALERELSRDGQVFYLYNKVQSIYEKREQLQMLMPDANIGVAHGQMNERDLEETMLSFINHEYDIIVTTTIIETGVDVPNANTLIIEDADRFGLSQLYQLRGRVGRSSRIGYAYFLHPTNKVLSETAEDRLQAIKEFTELGSGFKIAMRDLNIRGAGNLLGKQQHGFIDSVGFDLYSQMLEEAVNEKRGIKAEKQDAPEIEIELNIDAYLPAEYIPNEQSKIEIYKKLRKIESETQLMDVKDELIDRFNDYPIEVERLLEMMEIKVHALHAGVTLIKDVGKQVEVYLSEKGTTDINGETLFKQTQPLGRTMKVGVQEGKMKVTLNKTGNWLDSLKFLTKSLEESMVITDEI from the coding sequence GTGAAATCAATAATTACAGAATATATAAATGAAGACAAACGATACCAAGAGTTAAACGAAGTATTTGGTAAAGAAAATGTTTTAGTAACCGGACTATCTGGTGCCGCAAAAGCAACGATTATAGCTGAAAAATATTTGAATAGTGAGCAGCAACTACTTGTTGTTACAAACAATCTTTATCAAGCAGATAAGTTAGAAAGTGACTTACTGCAATTTGTAGAAGATAGTGAAATATATAAATATCCGATGCAGGATATTATGACAGAAGAATTTTCAACACAAAGCCCTCAATTTATGAGTGAACGCGTGCGAACATTAACGGCACTTGCTCAAGAAGAGAGAGGGTTATTTATCGTACCTTTAAACGGATTGAAAAAATGGCTCACGCCGGTAGATATGTGGAAATCGCATCAATTAACGCTAAATGTAGGCGACGATATCGACATTGACGAATTTTTAAATAAGCTTGTAAATATGGGATATCGTAGAGAAAGTGTCGTGTCACATATAGGAGAATTTTCATTACGTGGTGGGATTGTAGATATCTACCCATTAATTGGTAAGCCAGTACGTATTGAATTTTTCGATACTGAAGTAGACTCTATACGTGATTTTGATGTAGAATCTCAACGTTCTGAAGGCAATATCGAACATGTTGATATCACAACTGCTAGTGACTATATCATTACCGAAGATGTGCTTAAACATACAAAGCATAAACTAAAGCAAGCATATGAAGACACACGTCCAAAAATTGAAAAGTCTGTGCGAAATGAATTAAAAGAAACTTATGAAAGTTTTCAATTATTCGAAGCAGAAATGTTTGATCATCAAGTGCTTCGTAGACTAGTAGCATTTATGTATGAACAGCCAGCAACGATTATGGATTACTTTAAAGAGGATGCCATTATTGCTGTAGATGAATATAATAGAATTAAAGAAACTGAAACAACTCTTGTAACTGAAATAGATGAATTTATGCAAAATTTAATTGAAAGTGGAAAAGGTTTTATTGATCAAAGTTTTCTACAATATGAAGGTTTTGAAAATTTATTAAAACCGTTTGCGGTTACCTACTTTACATTGTTTACAGCAACGATGCCTGTTCAATTAAATGAAATCATTAAATTTTCATGTAAACCAGTACAACAGTTTTATGGACAGTATGATATTATGCGTTCTGAATTCCAAAGATTTATTCAAAATGATTACACGATTGTTGTACTTGCAGAAACGGAAACGAAAAAAGAACGCATTCAATCTATGCTAAATGAAATGCATATACCTACCTTTATTGATACACCAAGTCGTCGAAATGAAGGTGGCAGTGCCATTATTACAGAAGGTAGTTTGTCAGAAGGTTTTGAGCTACCTTACATGCAATTAGTTGTTGTCACAGAGAGAGAATTATTTAAATCAAAACAAAAGAAAAAACCAAAACAGCATAAAACGTTAACGAACGCTGAAAAAATCAAATCTTACCAAGACTTGAAAGTTGGCGATTATGTCGTTCATGTCCATCATGGTGTTGGTAGATATTTAGGTGTTGAAACACTTGAAGTAGGTGGCGTGCATAAAGATTATATTAAATTACAATATAAAGGCACCGACCAGTTATTTGTTCCCGTTGATCAGATGGATCAAGTGCAAAAATATGTTGCGTCAGAAGACAAATCTCCTAAGTTGAATAAGCTTGGCGGAACAGAATGGAAAAAAACAAAAGCCAAAGTACAACAAAGTGTTGAAGATATGGCTGATGAATTGATAGAGCTATATAAAGCACGTGAAATGTCTGTGGGATATAAATTTGGACCTGATACAGCAGAACAAAATGATTTTGAAATTGATTTTCCATACGAACTTACACCCGACCAAAGTAAATCAATAGAAGAAATCAAACAGGATATGGAAATTGAGCGTCCTATGGATAGATTACTATGTGGTGATGTAGGTTACGGTAAGACAGAGGTTGCTGTACGTGCAGCATTTAAAGCAGTTATGGAAGGTAAACAAGTAGCATTTCTTGTGCCGACGACGATACTTGCACAACAACACTATGAAACGTTGATAGAGCGTATGCAAGACTTTCCGATAGAAGTACAACTCATAAGTAGATTTAGAACTACAAAAGAAGTTAAAGAAACGAAAGAAGGACTAAAGTCAGGATTCGTTGATATCGTTGTAGGAACACATAAATTGTTAGGTAAAGATATTCAGTATAAAGATTTAGGCTTACTTATAGTAGATGAGGAACAACGTTTTGGTGTACGTCACAAAGAGCGTATTAAATCACTGAAGAACAATGTAGATGTACTCACATTAACAGCGACACCTATTCCACGTACATTGCATATGAGTATGCTAGGTGTGAGAGATTTATCCGTTATAGAAACACCACCAGAGAACCGCTTCCCAGTACAAACTTATGTTTTAGAGCAAAATACGAATTTTATAAAAGAGGCATTGGAACGGGAACTATCAAGAGATGGCCAAGTATTTTACCTATACAATAAAGTGCAATCTATTTACGAGAAAAGAGAACAGCTGCAAATGCTTATGCCTGACGCGAATATCGGTGTAGCACATGGTCAAATGAATGAACGTGATTTAGAGGAAACGATGCTCAGCTTTATTAACCATGAATATGACATCATTGTTACTACAACAATTATAGAAACGGGCGTCGATGTACCAAATGCTAACACGCTGATTATTGAAGACGCTGATCGTTTCGGACTCAGCCAATTGTATCAATTAAGAGGACGTGTAGGACGTTCAAGTCGTATAGGTTATGCTTATTTCTTACATCCTACCAATAAAGTGTTGTCTGAAACTGCTGAGGACCGCTTACAAGCGATAAAAGAATTCACTGAACTAGGTTCAGGTTTTAAAATTGCCATGCGAGATTTAAATATTCGTGGTGCAGGTAATTTATTAGGTAAACAACAACACGGTTTCATTGACTCTGTTGGTTTCGATTTATATTCTCAAATGTTGGAAGAAGCAGTTAATGAAAAACGTGGCATAAAAGCAGAAAAACAAGATGCACCTGAGATTGAAATAGAACTTAATATCGATGCTTATTTACCAGCTGAATATATACCAAATGAACAATCTAAAATTGAAATCTATAAAAAATTGCGTAAAATTGAAAGTGAAACACAATTAATGGATGTTAAAGATGAATTGATCGATCGCTTCAATGACTATCCAATAGAAGTAGAAAGATTATTAGAAATGATGGAAATTAAAGTTCATGCGTTACACGCAGGTGTGACGTTAATCAAAGATGTTGGTAAGCAAGTAGAAGTCTACCTGTCAGAAAAAGGTACAACAGATATCAATGGTGAAACATTATTTAAACAGACACAGCCACTTGGTCGTACGATGAAAGTCGGAGTTCAAGAAGGCAAAATGAAAGTAACGTTAAATAAAACAGGTAACTGGTTAGACAGTCTAAAATTCCTAACGAAAAGTTTAGAAGAAAGTATGGTTATAACTGATGAAATCTAA
- the spoVG gene encoding septation regulator SpoVG, whose translation MKVTDVRLRKIQTDGRMKALVSITLDESFVVHDLRVIEGNTGLFVAMPSKRTPDGEFRDIAHPINSEMRQEIQDAVMKVYEETDEVIPDRNAQSSDDSEEA comes from the coding sequence ATGAAAGTGACAGATGTAAGACTTAGAAAGATACAAACAGATGGAAGAATGAAAGCGCTTGTTTCAATTACATTAGACGAGTCATTTGTTGTACATGACTTACGCGTAATTGAAGGCAACACAGGTCTATTCGTCGCAATGCCGAGTAAACGTACACCAGATGGTGAATTCCGAGACATTGCTCATCCAATTAACTCAGAAATGAGACAAGAAATACAGGATGCAGTAATGAAAGTATATGAAGAGACTGATGAAGTCATCCCTGACAGAAATGCGCAATCATCAGACGATTCTGAAGAAGCTTAA
- a CDS encoding ribose-phosphate diphosphokinase, producing MLNNEYKNSALKIFSLKGNEPLAQEVADHVGIELGKCSVKRFSDGEIQINIEESIRGCDVFIIQPTSNPVNLHLMELLIMIDACRRASAANINIVVPYYGYARQDRKARSREPITAKLVANLIETAGADRMIALDLHAPQIQGFFDMPIDHLMGVPILAQYFKNETDIDPEECVVVSPDHGGVTRARKLADILKTPIAIIDKRRPKPNVAEVMNIVGEIEGRTAIIIDDIIDTAGTITLAAQALKDKGAKDVYACCTHPVLSGPAKERIENSAIKELVVTNSIQLDEKRKPENTKELSVAGLLAQAIIRVYERESVSVLFD from the coding sequence ATGTTAAACAATGAGTATAAGAATTCTGCTTTGAAAATATTTTCTTTGAAGGGTAATGAACCGTTAGCCCAAGAAGTGGCAGATCATGTTGGAATTGAATTAGGGAAATGTTCTGTAAAACGTTTCAGTGATGGAGAAATTCAAATCAATATTGAAGAAAGTATTCGTGGTTGTGATGTTTTTATTATTCAACCAACATCAAATCCAGTAAATTTACATTTAATGGAATTGTTAATCATGATAGATGCTTGTAGACGTGCTTCAGCAGCGAACATTAATATCGTTGTTCCATATTACGGCTATGCACGCCAAGACAGAAAAGCACGCAGTCGTGAACCAATCACAGCAAAACTTGTTGCAAACTTAATTGAAACTGCTGGCGCAGACCGCATGATTGCATTGGATTTACATGCACCTCAAATACAAGGTTTCTTCGATATGCCAATTGACCATTTAATGGGTGTGCCGATTTTAGCGCAATACTTTAAAAATGAGACAGATATCGACCCTGAAGAGTGTGTTGTTGTATCACCAGACCACGGTGGGGTGACAAGAGCTCGTAAACTTGCAGATATACTTAAAACACCAATCGCGATTATAGATAAACGTCGTCCGAAGCCAAATGTTGCAGAAGTGATGAATATTGTTGGTGAAATTGAAGGTCGAACAGCAATTATTATTGACGATATTATAGATACGGCTGGTACGATTACTTTGGCTGCCCAAGCGTTAAAAGACAAAGGTGCGAAAGATGTTTATGCTTGTTGTACGCATCCCGTACTATCAGGTCCTGCAAAAGAACGTATTGAAAACTCAGCGATTAAAGAACTTGTAGTTACAAACTCCATTCAATTAGATGAAAAACGTAAACCAGAGAATACTAAAGAATTATCAGTAGCAGGGTTATTGGCTCAAGCAATTATACGTGTATATGAACGCGAATCAGTTAGTGTGCTATTTGACTAA